Proteins encoded together in one Streptomyces sp. NA04227 window:
- the sufC gene encoding Fe-S cluster assembly ATPase SufC produces MATLEIRDLHVTVEADNATKEILKGVDLTVKQGETHAIMGPNGSGKSTLAYSLAGHPKYTVTGGTVTLDGEDVLEMSVDERARAGLFLAMQYPVEVPGVSVSNFLRTSATAIRGEAPKLRTWVKEVKEAMQRLNMDPAFAERNVNEGFSGGEKKRHEILQLELLKPKVAILDETDSGLDVDALRVVSEGVNRVREGGEVGTLLITHYTRILRYIKPDYVHVFAGGKIVESGGAELADKLENEGYEAYVKGGASA; encoded by the coding sequence ATGGCAACGCTTGAAATCCGAGACCTGCACGTCACCGTCGAGGCCGACAACGCCACGAAGGAGATCCTCAAGGGCGTCGACCTCACCGTGAAGCAGGGCGAGACGCACGCCATCATGGGCCCCAACGGCTCCGGCAAGTCGACGCTCGCCTACTCGCTCGCGGGTCACCCCAAGTACACGGTCACCGGCGGCACCGTCACCCTCGACGGCGAGGACGTCCTGGAGATGTCCGTCGACGAGCGCGCCCGCGCGGGCCTCTTCCTCGCCATGCAGTACCCGGTCGAGGTGCCCGGCGTCTCCGTGTCGAACTTCCTGCGCACCTCCGCCACCGCGATCCGCGGCGAGGCGCCCAAGCTGCGTACCTGGGTGAAGGAGGTCAAGGAGGCCATGCAGCGCCTCAACATGGACCCGGCCTTCGCCGAGCGCAACGTCAACGAGGGCTTCTCCGGCGGTGAGAAGAAGCGCCACGAGATCCTTCAGCTCGAACTGCTGAAGCCCAAGGTCGCCATCCTCGACGAGACCGACTCCGGCCTGGACGTCGACGCCCTGCGCGTGGTCTCCGAGGGCGTCAACCGGGTCCGTGAGGGCGGCGAGGTCGGCACCCTGCTGATCACCCACTACACGCGCATCCTGCGCTACATCAAGCCCGACTACGTCCACGTCTTCGCCGGCGGCAAGATCGTGGAGTCCGGCGGCGCCGAGCTCGCCGACAAGCTGGAGAACGAGGGCTACGAGGCATACGTGAAGGGAGGCGCATCCGCGTGA
- the sufU gene encoding Fe-S cluster assembly sulfur transfer protein SufU, with translation MKLDSMYQDVILDHYKHPHGRGLRDGDAEVHHVNPTCGDEITLRVKYAGTRIEDVSYEGQGCSISQASASVLNELLVGKDLDEAQRIQAVFLELMQSKGQLVPDDAMEEILEDAVAFAGVSKYPARVKCALLSWMAWKDATAQALEQEAKTA, from the coding sequence GTGAAGCTGGATTCGATGTACCAGGACGTCATCCTGGACCACTACAAGCACCCGCACGGCCGGGGGCTCAGGGATGGCGACGCCGAGGTGCACCACGTCAACCCGACGTGTGGCGACGAGATCACCCTGCGTGTGAAGTACGCGGGAACCCGGATCGAGGACGTCAGCTACGAGGGCCAGGGCTGCTCCATCAGCCAGGCCAGCGCCTCGGTGCTGAACGAACTCCTGGTCGGCAAGGACCTCGACGAGGCACAGCGGATCCAGGCCGTTTTCCTCGAACTGATGCAGTCGAAGGGGCAGCTGGTACCCGACGACGCCATGGAGGAGATCCTGGAGGACGCGGTCGCGTTCGCCGGGGTGTCCAAGTACCCGGCCAGGGTGAAGTGCGCGCTGCTGAGCTGGATGGCGTGGAAGGACGCGACGGCCCAGGCACTCGAACAGGAGGCGAAGACCGCATGA
- a CDS encoding metalloregulator ArsR/SmtB family transcription factor, translating to MKKAGEAPREELATGERPTRNRVARSILDHGPSTVADLAGRLRLTQAAVRRHLDALTADGVVEAREQRVYGARSRGRPARVFALTDCGRDAFDQSYDKLAADALEWIARTGGDEAVARFARERIEAQAGAYRAAVDAAGPEERTEALAKALSVDGYAATARDAPGRQQGEQLCQHHCPVAHVAEKYPQLCEAETQFFSEVLGTHVQRLATIAHGDGVCTTYIPRGDQAPHSVSDPAGATNEQNPSASTAGRNPA from the coding sequence GTGAAAAAGGCTGGCGAGGCTCCCCGGGAGGAACTCGCGACCGGGGAGCGTCCTACGCGCAACCGTGTCGCGCGATCCATCCTGGACCACGGCCCGTCCACCGTGGCCGATCTGGCCGGGCGACTGCGCCTGACCCAGGCCGCGGTGCGCAGGCACCTGGACGCGCTCACGGCCGACGGCGTGGTCGAAGCCCGTGAGCAGCGTGTTTACGGTGCCCGCAGCCGGGGCCGACCGGCCCGGGTGTTCGCGCTCACCGACTGCGGACGGGACGCCTTCGACCAGTCCTACGACAAACTGGCGGCCGACGCGCTCGAATGGATCGCGCGCACCGGCGGCGACGAGGCCGTCGCCCGTTTCGCCCGCGAGCGCATCGAGGCACAGGCCGGTGCCTACCGCGCCGCGGTGGACGCGGCAGGGCCCGAGGAGCGCACCGAGGCGCTGGCAAAGGCGCTCAGCGTGGACGGGTACGCTGCTACGGCGCGTGACGCACCCGGTCGGCAGCAGGGCGAGCAGCTGTGCCAGCACCACTGCCCGGTCGCCCATGTCGCCGAGAAGTACCCCCAGCTGTGCGAGGCGGAGACCCAGTTCTTCTCCGAGGTGCTGGGGACCCACGTCCAGCGGCTGGCGACCATCGCCCACGGGGACGGCGTCTGCACGACGTACATCCCACGCGGGGATCAGGCTCCGCACAGCGTGAGCGACCCCGCGGGCGCCACGAACGAACAGAACCCATCAGCAAGCACGGCCGGGAGGAACCCCGCATGA
- a CDS encoding thioredoxin domain-containing protein has protein sequence MRGRTRRRRIALTTAVLAACVLVTTGCGGSGGSEPKAVKTPEYAEPDDLPERISVDGTTIVVGWPKATTSLHLYEDLRCPACGQFENEGNGTEVTTLAQAGKAQARYTLASFLDDRHGDGSKRAANALRAAVERGKFTEYREVLFAAQSEEPENAFTAPRLLELASQVKGLRGKEFDAAVRTMKYRDFVRRSQQAFEKSSVRSTPSLVVDGKRIDGELADVAMYEPGGLTYLVDNSSVLIGQDGGPGVQ, from the coding sequence ATGCGAGGAAGAACGCGCCGAAGACGTATCGCGCTGACCACTGCCGTACTGGCTGCCTGCGTGCTCGTCACGACGGGCTGCGGCGGGTCCGGGGGCAGTGAGCCCAAGGCGGTGAAGACGCCGGAGTACGCGGAGCCCGACGATCTGCCGGAGCGTATCTCCGTGGACGGCACCACCATTGTGGTCGGCTGGCCCAAGGCGACGACCAGCCTGCACCTCTACGAGGACCTGCGCTGTCCGGCCTGCGGGCAGTTCGAGAACGAGGGCAACGGGACCGAGGTGACGACGCTGGCCCAGGCCGGGAAGGCCCAGGCGCGGTACACGCTGGCGTCCTTCCTCGACGACCGGCACGGCGACGGGTCGAAGCGGGCGGCGAACGCCCTGCGCGCGGCCGTCGAGCGGGGCAAGTTCACCGAGTACCGCGAGGTGTTGTTCGCCGCGCAGTCCGAGGAGCCGGAGAACGCCTTCACCGCCCCGCGGCTGCTCGAACTCGCCTCGCAGGTGAAGGGATTGCGCGGCAAGGAGTTCGACGCGGCCGTGCGGACCATGAAGTACCGGGATTTCGTGCGCCGTTCGCAGCAGGCGTTCGAGAAGTCCAGCGTACGGAGCACGCCGAGCCTGGTGGTGGACGGGAAGAGGATCGACGGTGAGCTGGCGGACGTCGCCATGTACGAGCCCGGCGGGCTGACGTACCTCGTCGACAACAGCTCCGTCCTGATCGGACAGGACGGCGGCCCGGGCGTCCAGTAG
- the sufB gene encoding Fe-S cluster assembly protein SufB has protein sequence MTLPTETAHPELEGLGKYEYGWADSDEAGASAKRGLNEDVVRDISSKKSEPEWMTKLRLKGLRLFEKKPMPNWGSDLSGIDFDNIKYFVRSTEKQAESWEDLPEDIKNTYDKLGIPEAEKQRLVAGVAAQYESEVVYHQIREDLEEQGVIFLDTDTALKEHPELFKEYFGTVIPVGDNKFASLNSAVWSGGSFIYVPKGVHVEIPLQAYFRINTENMGQFERTLIIVDEDAYVHYVEGCTAPIYKSDSLHSAVVEIIVKKGARCRYTTIQNWSNNVYNLVTKRAVAYEGATMEWVDGNIGSKVTMKYPAVYLMGEHAKGETLSIAFAGEGQHQDAGAKMVHMAPNTSSNIVSKSVARGGGRTSYRGLIEIGEGAPGAKSNVLCDALLVDTISRSDTYPYVDVREDDVSMGHEATVSKVSEDQLFYLMSRGLSEFEAMAMIVRGFVEPIAKELPMEYALELNRLIELQMEGSVG, from the coding sequence ATGACACTCCCCACGGAGACTGCTCACCCCGAGCTCGAGGGCCTGGGCAAGTACGAGTACGGCTGGGCCGACTCCGACGAGGCCGGTGCGTCCGCCAAGCGCGGGCTGAACGAGGACGTCGTCCGGGATATCTCGAGCAAGAAGTCCGAGCCGGAGTGGATGACCAAGCTCCGCCTCAAGGGCCTGAGGCTCTTCGAGAAGAAGCCGATGCCCAACTGGGGCTCGGACCTGTCGGGCATCGACTTCGACAACATCAAGTACTTCGTGCGTTCCACGGAGAAGCAGGCGGAGTCCTGGGAGGACCTGCCCGAGGACATCAAGAACACCTACGACAAGCTCGGCATCCCGGAGGCGGAGAAGCAGCGCCTGGTCGCCGGTGTCGCTGCGCAGTACGAGTCCGAGGTCGTCTACCACCAGATCCGTGAGGACCTGGAGGAGCAGGGCGTCATCTTCCTGGACACCGACACCGCGCTGAAGGAGCACCCGGAGCTCTTCAAGGAGTACTTCGGCACCGTCATCCCGGTCGGTGACAACAAGTTCGCCTCGCTGAACTCGGCCGTGTGGTCCGGCGGCTCCTTCATCTACGTGCCGAAGGGCGTGCACGTCGAGATCCCGCTGCAGGCCTACTTCCGGATCAACACCGAGAACATGGGCCAGTTCGAGCGGACGCTGATCATCGTCGACGAGGACGCCTACGTCCACTACGTCGAGGGCTGCACCGCGCCGATCTACAAGTCGGACTCCCTGCACTCCGCGGTGGTCGAGATCATCGTGAAGAAGGGCGCCCGCTGCCGGTACACGACCATCCAGAACTGGTCGAACAACGTCTACAACCTGGTCACCAAGCGCGCCGTCGCCTACGAGGGCGCGACCATGGAGTGGGTCGACGGCAACATCGGCTCCAAGGTGACCATGAAGTACCCGGCCGTCTACCTGATGGGCGAGCACGCCAAGGGCGAGACCCTGTCGATCGCCTTCGCGGGCGAGGGCCAGCACCAGGACGCCGGCGCCAAGATGGTCCACATGGCACCCAACACCTCCTCGAACATCGTCTCCAAGTCGGTGGCCCGGGGCGGCGGCCGTACCTCCTACCGCGGTCTCATCGAGATCGGCGAGGGCGCGCCGGGAGCCAAGTCGAACGTGCTGTGCGACGCGCTGCTCGTCGACACCATCTCGCGCTCGGACACCTACCCCTACGTGGACGTCCGCGAGGACGACGTGTCCATGGGCCACGAGGCGACCGTCTCCAAGGTCTCCGAGGACCAGCTCTTCTACCTGATGAGCCGCGGTCTGTCGGAGTTCGAGGCCATGGCGATGATCGTGCGCGGCTTCGTCGAGCCGATCGCCAAGGAGCTGCCCATGGAGTACGCCCTTGAGCTCAACCGGCTGATCGAGCTGCAGATGGAGGGCTCGGTCGGCTAG
- a CDS encoding non-heme iron oxygenase ferredoxin subunit, giving the protein MTFVKVCDLAELEEDTPKRVEIEGTPVSVVRTEGEVFAIHDICSHANVSLSEGEVEDCQIECWLHGSSFDLRTGKPSGLPATRPVPVYPVKIEGDGEAAAVLVSLSQES; this is encoded by the coding sequence ATGACGTTCGTCAAGGTCTGCGACCTCGCCGAGCTGGAGGAGGACACTCCGAAGCGGGTGGAGATCGAAGGCACTCCCGTCTCGGTGGTCCGCACCGAGGGCGAGGTGTTCGCGATCCACGACATCTGCTCGCACGCGAACGTCTCCCTGTCCGAGGGCGAGGTGGAGGACTGCCAGATCGAGTGCTGGCTGCACGGCTCCAGCTTCGACCTGCGCACCGGCAAGCCCTCGGGCCTGCCCGCGACGCGACCCGTACCCGTATACCCCGTAAAGATCGAAGGAGACGGCGAAGCAGCCGCTGTGCTCGTCTCCCTCTCCCAGGAGTCCTGA
- a CDS encoding metal-sulfur cluster assembly factor, translating into MSDASQVAEEAVATPVVGKPASEEEVREALYDVVDPELGIDVVNLGLIYGVHIDDSNVATIDMTLTSAACPLTDVIEDQAKSATEGLVNELRINWVWMPPWGPDKITDDGREQLRALGFNV; encoded by the coding sequence ATGAGCGACGCAAGCCAGGTGGCGGAGGAAGCGGTGGCCACCCCCGTGGTGGGCAAGCCCGCCTCCGAGGAGGAGGTCCGTGAGGCCCTGTACGACGTCGTCGACCCCGAACTGGGCATCGACGTAGTCAACCTGGGCCTGATCTACGGCGTCCACATCGACGACTCCAACGTCGCGACCATCGACATGACCCTGACCTCGGCGGCCTGTCCGCTCACCGACGTGATCGAGGACCAGGCCAAGTCGGCGACCGAAGGCCTCGTCAACGAGCTCCGGATCAACTGGGTCTGGATGCCGCCGTGGGGCCCGGACAAGATCACCGATGACGGGCGGGAGCAGCTGCGGGCGTTGGGCTTCAACGTCTGA
- a CDS encoding cysteine desulfurase, which produces MTTARQGLTGLLDTEAIRKDFPILERELHDGKKLVYLDNAATSQSPRQVIDVLSEYYEQHNANVHRGVHVLAEEATALYEGARDKVAQFINAPSRNEVVFTKNASEALNLVANMLGWADEPYRVDHETEVVITEMEHHSNIVPWQLLSQRTGAKLKWFGLTDDGRLDLSNIDEVITEKTKIVSFVLVSNILGTLNPVEQIVRRAQEVGALVLIDASQAAPHMTLDVQALQADFVAFTGHKMCGPTGIGVLWGRQELLEDLPPFLGGGEMIETVSMSSSTYAPAPHKFEAGTPPIAQAVGLGAAVDYLTSVGMDRIAQHEHALTEYAVQRLQAVPDLRIIGPTTAEDRGAAISFTLGDIHPHDVGQVLDEQGIAVRVGHHCARPVCLRYGIPATTRASFYLYSTPAEIDALVDGLEHVRNFFG; this is translated from the coding sequence GTGACAACTGCCCGCCAGGGCCTGACCGGACTCCTCGACACCGAGGCGATCCGCAAGGACTTCCCGATCCTGGAGCGCGAGCTCCACGACGGCAAGAAACTCGTCTACCTGGACAACGCGGCGACCTCCCAGTCACCGCGCCAGGTCATCGACGTGCTGTCCGAGTACTACGAGCAGCACAACGCCAACGTCCACCGCGGTGTGCACGTACTCGCCGAAGAGGCCACGGCGCTCTACGAGGGCGCGCGCGACAAGGTCGCCCAGTTCATCAACGCGCCCAGCCGCAACGAGGTCGTCTTCACCAAGAACGCCTCCGAGGCGCTCAACCTCGTGGCCAACATGCTCGGCTGGGCCGACGAGCCCTACCGCGTCGACCACGAGACCGAAGTGGTCATCACGGAGATGGAGCACCACTCCAACATCGTTCCCTGGCAGCTGCTCTCGCAGCGCACGGGCGCGAAGCTGAAGTGGTTCGGACTGACCGACGACGGCCGCCTGGACCTCTCCAACATCGACGAGGTCATCACCGAGAAGACCAAGATCGTCTCGTTCGTCCTGGTCTCCAACATCCTCGGCACCCTCAACCCGGTCGAGCAGATCGTGCGCCGCGCCCAGGAGGTCGGCGCGCTCGTCCTCATCGACGCCTCGCAGGCCGCCCCGCACATGACGCTCGACGTGCAGGCGCTGCAGGCCGACTTCGTGGCCTTCACCGGCCACAAGATGTGCGGCCCGACCGGCATCGGCGTGCTCTGGGGCCGTCAGGAACTCCTGGAGGACCTGCCGCCCTTCCTCGGCGGCGGCGAGATGATCGAGACCGTCTCGATGAGCTCCTCGACGTACGCCCCCGCGCCGCACAAGTTCGAGGCGGGCACCCCGCCCATCGCACAGGCCGTGGGCCTGGGCGCCGCGGTGGACTACCTCACCTCGGTGGGCATGGACCGTATCGCCCAGCACGAGCACGCGCTGACCGAGTACGCCGTCCAGCGCCTCCAGGCCGTACCCGACCTGCGGATCATCGGCCCCACCACGGCCGAGGACCGCGGCGCCGCGATCTCCTTCACGCTCGGTGACATCCACCCGCACGACGTGGGCCAGGTCCTCGACGAGCAGGGCATCGCGGTACGGGTCGGTCACCACTGCGCCCGCCCGGTCTGCCTCCGGTACGGAATTCCCGCGACCACGCGAGCGTCGTTCTATCTGTACTCGACCCCGGCCGAGATCGACGCACTGGTCGACGGCCTGGAACACGTACGGAACTTCTTCGGATAG
- the sufD gene encoding Fe-S cluster assembly protein SufD, translating to MAEAQNSPEDTRTEVRGGTTPVGSTTAGSIAVAAESTVATRMSAPASYDVADFPVPHGREEEWRFTPLDRLRGLHDGSAVANGSGVRVEVSAPEGVVVETVGRQDARVGAAGTPVDRVAAQAYSSFEKASVVSVPKETVLTEPIRISVHGQGGVAFGHQVVELGAFAEAVVILDHTGDAVLAANVDFLLGDGAKLTVVSVQDWDEKAVHVAQHNALVGRDASFKSVVVTFGGDLVRLHPRVRYAATGGESELFGLYFTDRGQHQEHRLLVDHNTPHCKSNVVYKGALQGESAHAVWIGDVLIEAAAEGTDTYEMNRNLVLTDGARVDSVPNLEIETGEIVGAGHASATGRFDDEQLFYLMARGIPEKEARRLVVRGFFAELVQQIGVPDIEERLLAKIEEELEEAVA from the coding sequence ATGGCTGAGGCTCAGAACTCCCCCGAGGACACTCGCACCGAGGTCCGTGGAGGAACCACACCGGTGGGCTCCACCACCGCCGGCTCGATCGCCGTCGCCGCCGAGTCGACCGTCGCCACGCGCATGAGCGCCCCGGCGTCCTACGACGTGGCCGACTTCCCGGTGCCGCACGGCCGCGAGGAGGAATGGCGGTTCACCCCGCTGGACCGCCTGCGGGGCCTGCACGACGGCAGCGCCGTGGCGAACGGCTCGGGGGTGCGCGTCGAGGTGTCCGCGCCCGAGGGTGTCGTGGTCGAGACGGTCGGGCGTCAGGACGCCCGCGTCGGCGCGGCCGGTACCCCCGTGGACCGCGTCGCCGCCCAGGCGTACTCCTCGTTCGAGAAGGCCTCGGTCGTCTCGGTGCCCAAGGAGACCGTGCTCACCGAGCCGATCCGGATCTCGGTGCACGGCCAGGGCGGGGTCGCCTTCGGCCACCAGGTCGTCGAGCTGGGCGCCTTCGCCGAGGCCGTGGTCATCCTCGATCACACCGGCGACGCGGTGCTCGCCGCCAACGTCGACTTCCTGCTCGGCGACGGCGCCAAGCTCACCGTGGTCAGCGTGCAGGACTGGGACGAGAAGGCCGTGCACGTCGCGCAGCACAACGCGCTCGTCGGCCGGGACGCCTCCTTCAAGTCGGTCGTGGTCACCTTCGGCGGCGACCTGGTCCGGCTGCACCCGCGGGTGCGCTACGCGGCCACCGGCGGCGAGTCCGAGCTGTTCGGCCTGTACTTCACCGACCGGGGCCAGCACCAGGAGCACCGCCTCCTGGTCGATCACAACACCCCGCACTGCAAGTCCAACGTCGTCTACAAGGGCGCGCTCCAGGGCGAGTCGGCGCACGCGGTGTGGATCGGCGACGTGCTCATCGAGGCCGCGGCCGAGGGCACCGACACCTACGAGATGAACCGCAACCTCGTCCTCACCGACGGCGCCCGGGTCGACTCGGTGCCGAACCTGGAGATCGAGACCGGTGAGATCGTCGGCGCCGGCCACGCCTCGGCGACCGGCCGCTTCGACGACGAGCAGCTGTTCTACCTGATGGCCCGCGGCATCCCGGAGAAGGAGGCCCGCCGTCTGGTGGTGCGCGGCTTCTTCGCCGAACTGGTCCAGCAGATCGGTGTCCCGGACATCGAGGAGCGGCTCCTCGCCAAGATCGAGGAGGAGCTCGAGGAGGCCGTGGCATGA